One Panicum virgatum strain AP13 chromosome 3N, P.virgatum_v5, whole genome shotgun sequence DNA segment encodes these proteins:
- the LOC120665453 gene encoding protease Do-like 10, mitochondrial: MLAASRSLRRLSSSSSVRSLRRVFQHPPTPPPAAPPPLPPLRTLTRALLPHLAAAHRFSTASFSSSAPSRLGECGIARGAPEIPEEVEVEDEAGALVRHDTDAYAAVELALDSVVKVFTVSSSPNYFLPWQNKAQRESMGSGFVIPGRRIVTNAHVIADHTFVLVRKHGSPTKYKAEVLAVGHECDLALLTVESEEFWDGVNSLELGDIPFLQEAVAVVGYPQGGDNISVTKGVVSRVEPTQYAHGATQLMAIQIDAAINPGNSGGPAIMGDKVAGVAFQNLSGAENIGYIIPVPVIKRFISGVEESGKYSGFCTLGVSCQATENIQLRECFGMQPDMTGVLVSRINPLSDAYKILKKDDILLEFDGVPIANDGTVPFRNRERITFDHLVSMKKPGETAVLKVLRDGKEQELSVILRPLQPLVPVHQFDKLPSYYIFAGFVFIPLTQPYLHEFGEDWYNASPRRLCEWALRELPKKFGEQLVILSQVLMDDINVGYERLAELQVKKVNGVEVENLKHLCSLVEGCTEENLRFDLDDERVIILKYQNARLAASRVLKRHRIPSAMSSDLVEEQATNGEVEASCTS; encoded by the exons ATGCTCGCCGCCTCTCGAtccctccgccgcctctcctcttcctcctccgtccGTTCCCTCCGTCGCGTCTTCCAGCACCCTCCAACACCCCCGCCCGCGGCTCCGCCTCCTCTCCCGCCTCTCCGGACCCTTACCCGCGCCCTCCTCCCGCACCTCGCCGCTGCCCACCGCTTCTCTACCGCCTCCTTCTCTTCCTCCGCCCCTTCCCGCCTAGGCGAATGCGGCATCGCGCGGGGAGCCCCGGAGATTcccgaggaggtggaggtggaggatgAGGCGGGGGCGCTGGTGCGGCATGACACGGACGCTTATGCTGCGGTGGAGCTGGCTCTGGACTCGGTGGTGAAGGTGTTCACGGTGTCCAGCAGCCCCAACTACTTTTTACCGTGGCAGAACAAAGCGCAGCGGGAGAGCATGGGCTCCG GATTTGTAATTCCTGGAAGAAGGATCGTGACGAATGCTCATGTCATTGCTGATCATACTTTTGTTCTTGTGAGGAAGCATGGTTCACCTACTAAATATAAGGCAGAGGTCCTGGCTGTTGGTCACGAATGCGACTTGGCTCTGTTGACTGTCGAGAGCGAGGAGTTTTGGGATGGGGTGAATAGTTTGGAGCTTGGAGACATTCCCTTTTTACAAGAAGCCGTTGCGGTGGTTGGCTACCCACAAG GTGGAGATAATATTTCTGTCACCAAGGGGGTTGTCTCTAGGGTTGAACCAACACAATATGCCCATGGTGCTACGCAGCTTATGGCTATACAAATAGATGCGGCAATCAATCCTGGAAACAGCGGAGGGCCTGCAATTATGGGTGATAAAGTAGCCGGAGTTGCTTTCCAGAATTTGTCAGGGGCAGAAAACATTGG ttatATCATACCAGTGCCTGTGATTAAGCGTTTCATTTCTGGAGTAGAAGAGAGTGGTAAATATTCTGGGTTTTGTACTCTTGGAGTATCTTGCCAGGCTACTGAAAATATTCAATTAAGAGAGTGTTTTGGGATGCAGCCTGACATGACTGGAGTTTTAGTTAGTAGAATAAATCCTCTTTCTGATGCTTACAAGATTTTGAAGAAAGATGATATCCTTCTTGAGTTTGATGGTGTACCTATAGCAAATGATGGGACAG TTCCATTCCGGAATAGAGAGAGGATCACCTTTGATCATCTGGTGTCCATGAAGAAGCCTGGAGAAACTGCTGTTCTCAAAGTATTAAGAGATGGCAAAGAGCAAGAATTGAGCGTCATACTTAGACCT TTGCAGCCTTTAGTTCCAGTCCATCAATTTGATAAACTACCAAGCTACTATATATTTGCTGGTTTTGTATTTATCCCTCTTACCCAGCCTTATCTCCATGAATTTGGAGAAGACTGGTATAATGCCTCACCACGTCGATTATGTGAATGGGCACTAAGAGAACTTCCCAAGAAGTTTGGTGAACAGCTAGTTATCTTATCTCAG GTTCTCATGGATGATATCAATGTCGGTTACGAAAGGCTAGCTGAACTGCAG GTAAAGAAGGTTAATGGTGTGGAGGTTGAAAACCTGAAGCACCTATGCAGCCTTGTGGAAGGCTGCACTGAAGAAAACTTGAGATTTgatttggatgatgaaagagTCATCATCCTGAAGTACCAGAATGCAAGGCTCGCCGCATCCCGAGTTCTCAAGCGGCACAGGATACCATCGGCTATGTCCAGCGACCTTGTCGAAGAGCAAGCAACAAATGGTGAGGTTGAGGCATCATGCACCAGCTAA
- the LOC120665456 gene encoding LOB domain-containing protein 6-like has product MAASSASSVPPASTGSVITVAGGSATGGAGSPCAACKFLRRKCQPDCVFAPYFPPDNRQKFVHVHRVFGASNVTKILNELHPYQREDAVNSLAYEADMRLRDPVYGCVGVISILQHRLRQVQQELARASYELSKYQAAAEAAAAASVAVGSNGAAAAAGMADFVGNPVPNCTQNFINGHSTAAAIGGAGLFAHPDHFASVQMLARSYDGEAAAARLGMNGGGSGGGYGFGYSSGMGAGHGVVSGLGQVGSGQFLKPGTAGGDEQPTAAQ; this is encoded by the exons ATGGCcgcctcgtcggcgtcgtcggtgccgccggcctccacgGGCTCCGTGATCACCGTGGCCGGCGGCtcggccaccggcggcgcgggctcgcCGTGCGCCGCCTGCAAGTTCCTCCGGCGCAAGTGCCAGCCGGACTGCGTGTTCGCGCCCTATTTCCCGCCGGACAATCGGCAGAAGTTTGTGCACGTGCACCGCGTCTTCGGCGCCAGCAACGTGACCAAGATCCTCAACGAGCTCCACCCCTACCAGCGCGAGGACGCCGTCAACTCGCTCGCCTACGAGGCCGACATGCGCCTCCGCGACCCCGTCTATGGCTGCGTCGGCGTCATCTCCATCCTCCAGCATCGCCTCCGCCAGGTCCAGCAGGAGCTCGCCCGTGCAAGCTACGAGCTGTCCAAGTACCAG GCGGCGgctgaagcggcggcggcggcctccgtggCCGTGGGATCcaatggtgcggcggcggcggcggggatggcggATTTCGTCGGGAACCCAGTGCCCAACTGCACGCAGAACTTCATCAACGGCcactccacggcggcggcgatcggcGGGGCCGGCTTATTCGCGCACCCCGACCACTTTGCCTCCGTGCAGATGCTGGCAAGGAGCTACGATGGAGAAGCTGCGGCCGCGAGGCTGGGTATGaacggaggaggcagcggcggcggctacggctTCGGGTACTCATCGGGCATGGGCGCCGGGCATGGTGTGGTGTCTGGCCTCGGGCAGGTCGGCAGCGGGCAGTTCTTGAAGCCCGGCACGGCCGGAGGGGACGAGCAGCCCACCGCCGCGCAGTAG
- the LOC120665454 gene encoding thioredoxin-like fold domain-containing protein MRL7L homolog, chloroplastic codes for MALPATCSTFCLRGAEQRGPLRRSSNRLSARVASLVGFGCSPRRGRLVLAGCARAGESDSKAVQLVLGGRARDDAGDTYSESSDDEGGEDGEVRMTDEERRTLRRKIREMMDRVPETAELTDPEERRAKMRELLTKYELVVEEEDPDWPEDAEDGMGFSLGQFFDKITIKAEKKDDAVEDDTGYQSDKEIVWEDDNYIKPIRDVKTQDWDASVFTDFGPMVVLVHNRYKRPQENEMARAELTKAIEMFWEHNLPSPRCVAVDACAEPDLVDALKVSGFPEILFTNAGRIIHREKVVRSAEAWSRMMAFFYYKAARPPFLCEADGKGQEKVPLMS; via the exons ATGGCGCTGCCCGCGACCTGTTCGACGTTTTGCCTGAGAGGAGCGGAGCAGCGCGGTCCGCTCCGTCGGAGCTCGAACAGGTTATCTGCGCGCGTGGCGAGCCTCGTAGGCTTCGGTTGTAGCCCACGCCGCGGGAGGCTCGTGCTCGCCGGCTGCGCGCGGGCGGGGGAGAGCGACTCCAAGGCCGTGCAGCTGGTgctcggcggccgcgcgcgcgacgacgccggcgacaCCTACTCCGAGTCCAGCGACGACGAGGGCGGTGAGGACGGCGAGGTGCGCATGACGGACGAGGAGCGGAGGACGCTGCGCCGGAAGATTCGGGAGATGATGGACCGCGTCCCGGAGACGGCGGAGCTCACGGACCCGGAGGAGCGGAGAGCCAAGATGCGGGAGCTGCTGACCAAGTACGagctggtggtggaggaggaggacccgGACTGGCCCGAGGACGCCGAGGACGGGATGGGCTTCAGCCTCGGCCAGTTCTTCGACAAGATCACCATCAAGGcggagaagaaggacgacgccGTGGAGGACGACACGGGTTACCAGAGCGATAAGGAGATTGTCTGGGAGGATGACAATTACATCAAGCCGATTAGGGATGTCAAGACACAGGATTGGGATGCGTCCGTGTTCACCGATTTCGGACCGATGGTTGTGCTTGTGCATAACAGATATAAGAG ACCACAGGAGAATGAGATGGCGAGGGCTGAGCTTACTAAGGCGATTGAGATGTTTTGGGAACACAATCTGCCATCACCAAGG TGTGTGGCGGTAGATGCCTGTGCCGAGCCTGACCTCGTGGATGCACTGAAGGTTTCTGGTTTCCCTGAGATTCTCTTCACCAATGCCGGGAGGATAATACACCGTGAGAAAG TTGTCCGGTCggcagaggcatggtcgaggatGATGGCGTTCTTCTACTACAAAGCAGCAAGGCCACCGTTCTTGTGTGAAGCAGATGGGAAGGGTCAAGAAAAGGTCCCTTTGATGTCATGA
- the LOC120665451 gene encoding zinc finger MYM-type protein 1-like: MNQRTSVARKFEKHTMEEENRYKIRLTPSIDVARFLIMQADAFRGHDESSTSLNKGTYREMIDWYKDKVETVKDAYNNGYKNCQMLSPDIQKDITKACAEEVTAVILDEIHGRKFSVLIDESRDVSIKEQMAMILRFVNDEGKVMERFLGLKHTEKCTSVALKEALLSMISSHKLSISKLRGQGYDGASNMRGEFNGVQKLIRDENPYAFYVHCFAHQLQLVVVAVSTSTPAIADFFNYVPLIVNTVGASCMRKDVLLAKHHDKLLEKVENCEIATGRGLNQKNSLARPGDTRWGSHLKHCFVF; this comes from the coding sequence ATGAATCAAAGGACAAGTGTGGCTAGAAAATTTGAAAAGCACACTATGGAGGAAGAAAATCGATACAAGATTCGCTTAACACCTTCTATAGATGTTGCAAGATTTCTCATAATGCAAGCTGATGCTTTCCGTGGACATGATGAGTCATCTACTTCCCTCAACAAGGGTACATATAGAGAGATGATTGATTGGTACAAAGACAAGGTTGAAACAGTGAAAGATGCATATAATAATGGGTATAAAAATTGTCAAATGTTATCGCCAGATATACAGAAGGATATTACAAAAGCTTGTGCAGAGGAAGTCACGGCCGTGATTTTGGATGAGATTCATGGTAGGAAATTCTCAGTGCTTATTGATGAGTCTCGAGATGTTTCTATAAAGGAGCAAATGGCTATGATTCTAAGGTTTGTAAATGATGAAGGAAAGGTGATGGAAAGGTTTCTTGGACTAAAACACACTGAGAAATGTACATCGGTTGCATTGAAAGAAGCTTTGCTCAGCATGATTTCTAGCCACAAGTTAAGCATCTCTAAGCTTCGTGGGCAGGGTTATGATGGTGCTTCCAATATGAGAGGTGAATTTAATGGTGTCCAGAAATTGATTCGTGATGAAAATCCATATGCCTTCTATGTGCATTGCTTTGCCCATCAATTGCAATTAGTGGTTGTCGCTGTTTCAACTTCAACTCCAGCTATTGCAGATTTTTTTAACTATGTTCCTTTGATAGTCAATACGGTGGGTGCATCATGTATGAGAAAGGATGTATTGCTCGCAAAACATCATGATAAATTGTTAGAAAAGGTAGAGAATTGTGAGATTGCCACTGGAAGAGGTTTGAACCAAAAAAATAGTCTTGCTAGACCTGGAGATACTAGATGGGGCTCACATCTTAAACATTGCTTCGTATTTTGA
- the LOC120665455 gene encoding crooked neck-like protein 1 encodes MALTTRGGGAGGGDPAKAPSASDPSLGFLTKRDTEVKLPRATRVKNKTPAPIQITAEQILREARERQEPEIRPPKQKITDTHELSEYRLRKRKEFEDVIRRVRWSVSAWVKYARWEEQQRDFARARSVYERALDVAHRDHTLWLKYAEFEMRNRFVNHARNVWDRAVSLLPRVDQLWYKYIHMEELLGAVANARQVFERWMAWRPDTAGWNSYIKFELRYGEVERARAIYERFVAEHPRPDTFIRYAKFEMKRGEVERARRVYERAADLLADDEDAEVLFVAFAEFEERCREVERARAIYKYALDRVPKGRAEELYRKFLAFEKQFGDREGIEDAIVGKRRFQYEDEVRKNPLNYDSWFDYIRLEESVGNKDRIREVYERAISNVPPAEEKRYWQRYIYLWINYALYEELDAQDIERTREVYKECLRLIPHKKFTFAKIWLMAAQFEIRQRNLKSARQILGNAIGMAPKGKIFKKYIEIELYLGNFDRCRTLYEKYIEWSPANCYAWRKYAELEKNLSETDRARSIYELAIAQPALDTPEVLWKEYLQFEIDESEFGRARDLYERLLDRTKHLKVWISYAEFEASAGLGSEESESEEKKNEVGYQEQQMERVSKCRAIFERAFDYFRTSAPELKEERAMLLEEWLNKEVSLGDLGDISLVQKKAPRKVKRKRPIPTEDGSTIAYEEYIDYIFPDEVAQAPNLKILEAAYKWKKQKTGDDDE; translated from the exons ATGGCGCTCActacccgcggcggcggcgccggcggcggggacccCGCGAAGGCGCCGTCCGCCTCCGACCCCAGCCTCGGCTTCCTTACCAAGCGCGACACGGAGGTCAAGCTGCCCCGCGCCACACGGGTCAAGAACAAGACCCCCGCGCCGATCCAGATCACGGCGGAGCAGATCCTCCGGGAGGCCCGGGAGCGGCAGGAGCCCGAGATACGCCCGCCCAAGCAGAAGATCACAGACACCCACGAGCTCTCCGAGTACCGCCTCCGCAAGCGGAAGGAGTTCGAGGACGTCATCCGCCGCGTGCGGTGGAGCGTCTCGGCGTGGGTCAAGTACGCGCGCTgggaggagcagcagcgcgACTTCGCGCGCGCGCGGTCCGTCTACGAGCGCGCGCTCGACGTCGCCCACCGCGACCACACGCTCTGGCTCAAGTATGCCGAGTTCGAGATGCGGAACCGGTTCGTCAACCACGCCAGGAACGTCTGGGACCGCGCGGTGTCGCTCCTCCCGCGAGTGGACCAGCTATGGTACAAGTACATCCACATGGAGGAGCTGCTTGGCGCAGTTGCCAATGCGCGCCAGGTGTTCGAGCGCTGGATGGCTTGGCGGCCCGACACAGCAGGCTGGAACTCCTACATCAAGTTTGAGCTGCGGTATGGAGAGGTTGAGCGTGCCAGGGCTATCTATGAGCGGTTTGTGGCCGAGCATCCACGACCAGACACCTTCATTCGCTATGCCAAGTTTGAGATGAAGCGTGGCGAAGTAGAGCGGGCACGGCGGGTGTATGAGCGTGCAGCAGACCTGCTTGCTGATGATGAGGATGCAGAGGTGCTGTTTGTGGCATTTGCAGAGTTTGAGGAGAGGTGCCGTGAGGTTGAGCGTGCGCGTGCAATATACAAGTATGCGCTGGACAGGGTGCCCAAGGGTCGGGCTGAGGAATTGTACAGGAAGTTTTTAGCTTTTGAGAAGCAATTTGGTGACCGCGAGGGGATTGAGGATGCCATTGTGGGCAAGAGGAGATTTCAGTACGAGGATGAGGTGAGGAAGAACCCACTAAACTATGACTCATGGTTTGATTACATCCGGCTGGAGGAGAGTGTTGGGAATAAGGACAGGATCAGGGAGGTTTATGAGAGAGCCATTTCCAATGTGCCCCCTGCAGAAGAGAAGCGATATTGGCAGCGGTACATATACCTCTGGATTAACTATGCACTTTATGAGGAGCTTGATGCCCAGGACATAGAGCGGACCAGGGAGGTTTACAAGGAATGCCTGAGGCTGATTCCGCACAAGAAGTTCACGTTCGCAAAGATATGGCTGATGGCAGCCCAGTTTGAGATAAGGCAGAGAAATCTTAAGTCCGCTCGACAGATTCTTGGAAATGCAATTGGGATGGCCCCAAAGGGCAAGATATTTAAGAAATATATCGAAATTGAGCTATATTTGGGCAATTTCGACCGTTGTAGGACTCTCTATGAGAAATACATTGAATGGTCCCCAGCAAACTGTTATGCCTGGAGGAAGTATGCTGAATTGGAAAAGAACCTTAGTGAGACTGATCGTGCTCGATCAATATACGAACTTGCTATTGCACAGCCAGCCCTTGATACGCCAGAGGTTCTGTGGAAG GAGTACCTGCAGTTTGAAATTGATGAAAGTGAATTTGGTAGGGCAAGGGATCTATATGAAAGACTGCTTGATAGAACAAAGCATTTGAAGGTATGGATCAGTTATGCTGAGTTTGAGGCCTCAGCTGGCTTGGGAAGTGAAGAAAGCGAAAGCGAGGAGAAAAAGAATGAAGTTGGTTATCAGGAGCAGCAGATGGAGCGGGTCAGCAAATGTAGAG CTATATTTGAAAGGGCATTTGACTACTTCAGAACCAGTGCCCCAGAGCTGAAGGAGGAAAGAGCTATGCTTCTTGAAGAATGGCTTAATAAGGAGGTGAGCCTTGGTGATCTTGGTGATATCAGCTTAGTGCAGAAGAAGGCGCCACGAAAAGTCAAGCGGAAGAGACCAATCCCTACGGAAGATGGCTCCACTATAGC GTATGAGGAGTATATAGATTACATTTTCCCTGATGAAGTCGCTCAAGCACCAAACCTGAAGATCTTAGAAGCTGCTTACAAATGGAAGAAGCAGAAAACTGGCGATGATGATGAGTGA